From a single Vitis vinifera cultivar Pinot Noir 40024 chromosome 18, ASM3070453v1 genomic region:
- the LOC100255829 gene encoding uncharacterized protein LOC100255829: MGFCDCFGGGLSKQERLEEERIASEEARAKAAEAAQKRQEQFEQSAQGRAARAQQAAMAKQSASSNKGEPVLKWQMG, from the exons ATGGGGTTTTGTGACTGCTTTGGCGGTGGCTTGAGCAAGCAGGAGAGATTGGAGGAAGAGAGGATTGCCTCTGAAGAAGCTCGTGCTAAAGCGGCCGAAGCCGCCCAGAAAag GCAAGAGCAATTTGAACAATCTGCCCAAGGAAGAGCTGCACGGGCACAGCAAGCAGCCATGGCCAAACAATCTGCTAGCTCTAACAAAGGAGAGCCAGTTCTCAAG TGGCAGATGGGATGA